A single Fundulus heteroclitus isolate FHET01 chromosome 4, MU-UCD_Fhet_4.1, whole genome shotgun sequence DNA region contains:
- the LOC118562984 gene encoding GRB10-interacting GYF protein 2-like has protein sequence MEPRRSDRYFTTMNKIRVDKVYSKEDYDNEVAQKTAMHRYEREKEHELQQQMIDIERQKMQLEKTKATRQRFINKIYADRYVEQSTQKKFEQERQKKEDMEASKRRDGFKESEKQEIRERHRRDVINKQALMKERLEEIALLQAKRQQEKTDYLDNKEEYLIKPSTTYTDSELYAFRKSQSKLVSDQLADIKRQNLDAAFLREKKSLESMKSKITKELHEETERIFSHFQLRTKEIKEVKEIEDADKYPDMKFLPDNQKQLDDELLSYQAEEPRKISVTSDDRETFISDAKVKVRQPRPPETANPKNSSRRLISHRTARLRHSSPTSCLAQPLNVRDTKINPRNNRQQLILEKNAQKTSPSFKVLKQHELQNFIVQSKHPHFPFILDKDAQTSSPKLPSIKPGQIQGRNGPFKSGHQPLPLIKETIKIVNFTFPGSSKK, from the coding sequence ATGGAACCAAGAAGATCTGACAGATATTTTACAACTATGAACAAAATTCGAGTGGACAAGGTGTACAGCAAAGAGGATTATGACAACGAAGTTGCACAGAAAACAGCGATGCACAGAtatgaaagagagaaagagcacGAACTTCAGCAACAGATGATTGATATTGAGCGTCAAAAGATGCAGTTAGAAAAAACAAAGGCGACTCGACAGAGATTTATAAACAAGATTTATGCTGATCGCTATGTTGAACAGTCAACGCAGAAGAAATTTGAGCAAGAGCGGCAGAAAAAAGAAGATATGGAGGCATCAAAGAGAAGGGATGGTTTCAAGGAATcggaaaaacaagaaataagaGAACGCCACCGGAGAGATGTGATAAACAAACAGGCTTTAATGAAAGAAAGGTTAGAGGAGATAGCATTGCTTCAGGCCAAGAGGCAACAGGAGAAAACTGATTATCTAGACAACAAAGAGGAATATTTGATCAAGCCATCAACAACTTACACAGATTCTGAACTGTACGCTTTTAGAAAAAGCCAGTCAAAGCTGGTGTCTGATCAACTTGCTGACATAAAAAGACAGAATCTTGATGCAGCATTTCTAAGAGAGAAGAAATCCTTAGAGTCTATGAAGAGTAAAATCACCAAAGAACTGCACGAAGAAACAGAAAGAATATTCAGTCATTTTCAGCTCAGAACGAAAGAGATTAAGGAAGTCAAAGAGATTGAGGATGCTGACAAATATCCTGACATGAAGTTTTTGCCTGACAACCAAAAGCAGCTGGATGATGAGTTGCTGTCTTATCAGGCTGAAGAACCTCGGAAAATCAGTGTCACTTCAGATGATCGTGAGACATTTATTTCAGATGCAAAAGTCAAAGTAAGGCAGCCCAGACCTCCAGAAACTGCGAATCCCAAAAACTCCTCTCGTCGATTGATTTCACACAGAACTGCCCGACTGAGACACTCTAGCCCTACAAGCTGCTTAGCCCAACCTCTGAATGTTAGAGATACAAAGATCAATCCCAGAAACAACCGTCAGCAATTGATTTTGGAGAAAAATGCCCAAAAAACCTCTCCCTCTTTCAAAGTCCTTAAACAGCATGAACTTCAAAATTTTATCGTCCAGTCCAAACACCcacattttccattcattttagaTAAGGATGCCCAAACGAGCTCCCCAAAACTTCCCAGCATTAAACCGGGGCAAATCCAAGGAAGAAATGGACCTTTCAAATCCGGACACCAGCCCCTTCCTCTTATCAAGGAAACAATCAAGATTGTGAACTTTACGTTTCCAGGCAGTTCTAAAAAGTAA